The nucleotide window ACCCAGGCGAGTTCGCCTTCCGAACTCAAAAAGGCTACTACCTCACAGCGATCGGGGGCGGTGGCAGGGCGACCGATCCGACCATCATTACGAGCGCCACATCGGCGGGTCCTTGGGAGAAATTCAAGCTGGTGATCGCCACGCCGCCGTCGCCCCATGACAAGACCGTTCAGACGTCCGGCGGCAACTACGTCACTGCGGTCGGCGGCGGAGGGCGCACGAGCGACGTCCTTCACACTGATGCGACTCAGCCAAGAGACTGGGAACGGTTCAGGCTGATCGACCTCGGCGTCGGCATTCCCGCTGCTCCCACCTACTATGGCATTCAGACGATCAAAGGCCGCTATCTCACAGCCATGGGAGCGGGTGGCAAGTATCAGGATGCCATCCACACCGATGCCACGCAGATTAAGGGGTGGGAACAGTTCAGGATCGTGAAGTGCGGCGATCCGGGATCGACCTACGAGTACGGAATCTTGGCTGCCGATGGCAACTTCCTGACCACCAGTAAGGGTGGCGGTTCATCCAACTATGTCGTGCTCAGCGCCCCATCCGGCGTTGGGGCAAAATTCAAGTTCTTCCGGCAGACGGATGGCACGTATGCCTTTCAAACAGAGAACGGCGTGAATTACCTGACGGCGCTGGGTGGCGGAGGGCAGGTGCAAAAATACGTCAACTGCGACCCCGGGTTTTTCGGCGCCTGCCTCTCTGGGTTCTCGACCATCTTCCATACCGATGCCACGCAGGTGAAGAGCTGGGAGAAATTTAAAGTGATCGATCAGGGCAACTGCACCTATTCGATTCAGACATCCAGTGGATTCTTTATGGGCATCTACAAAGATTCGACAGGCCACATGTCGTTGACGACGCGTCGCGACGGCGCGCCGACGCCGAACGAGAAGTTTCAGTTGACCGTGTTCGGCCTTGCGTCGCCGCAGATTATCCAGTGATGGAGCTGAATTGCGGAGATGCGTGAGCATAAACACCCGGACACAGCTGTCATCCACCCACGTCCGTTTTGGCGACGGAGACACGATGGTGCGTTGCAGGGTCTTGCGCTGATCAGTTGAGATGGAATGGATATGATGAGTGTCCCGGCTGGGAAAGAGGGTAAACGAACCCGCAAGCGACGAAAGGATTCCTGTTGTGAGAACCTCAGCAGGCCAAAGGCCAGAGAGGACGGTGCGTAATGATGAGCAGCAGCTTGATCCGATGCGGAGTGGCGATGTTTCTGATGTATGTATGCCTGGTTCACGCTCTACCGGCTGGAGCGGAACCGATAAAAAATCCGGAGAAATGCAAGGGAGGTGTTCCCGACGGAGCGTTTCATTGTTTGAATAAGCCTGGGCAGTGGGTCGAGTGCAACGGGAGCGGAGACTACATGTGCTGTGCCCCTAATACGCAGGGCGGAAAAGATTGTGAGCAGATCGAAAGCTTTCAGACTCCCAAGAATCCAAAAGCCAATCTAGGCGCAGTTCAGGGTGGGCAGTTTCAGGTCGCGCCGACAAATCCTCCGCCACGAACTACTCCCGTCCCAAAAGCGGGCATGAGCCCTGCGGTCAAGCGTCGTGGTGTGGAAGGGGATCAGCCGGACGGCGGGATGGCCGATCCGTCCGGTACGTCACCAGAGACGAAATGAGGGTGGCCGTGAACTTTGGGTATGTTGGAGCGACTAAGATGCAGCCGCACCGCACAACGACAACAAAAGGAACACTTGCCATGATTCCCACCCGCGCAGCGTTCGGACTGTTTGCACTTGGCGTGCTGTGCTGGAACGTGACGGCACCTCTCTCAGATGTTCAGGCAGCCGAGATTCCACCTGCTACCCAGGCCTCGGAAGCACAGAAGCCAGACTTGGCGGAGGCAGACAATGTGCCAGATCCGGTGCACGAGCGAGGTCTGGAACAAGGTGCTGTGCCGGCGCCTCCCTACTCGTGTGGCTCAGGAGTCTGTCTCTGCGCTGGTCAGAACAACTGCAGTCAGATGACGCAGCCTCAACCCTGCAAGCGGGAAAAGTTTTGTGTCGGCCAGACGGCCGGTCCTCCGCCTCCCCTCCCCCCGCAGGAGCCGGCGCTCTCGAAGCGAATCATGCCGAATACGACTCGCACGACAAGCCTCAATCTGCTGATCTGCTCATGTCGGTCTGGGCAATGATGCCGGTGCGAGGTAGGTCGATGCTGCAGGGCAATTGGTTGGAGAGCAGAAGGAAGAAGGGCGTGGTCCACTGAAGCGGGGCAAGGAGTCCTGTTCATGGTTCGACAGGCTCACCACGAGCGAACTTCTGGGACACAAGACTAGAGAACGTGAATCGAGGGTATCGTGAATTCTCCTGCAGCGCGAAGGTCGTCACGAACTGTGATGACGCCTGCATGCAGCGCATGCAACCGAGATTGGAGCGTTTGAGGAGGCTACTCGAGACCGTGGCCGTAATGAAGAGAAGCTCACAGGAATCGAGAAAACCAACGGGGTCCAACCCCTTAATCTCTGATCAGATCACCCGCAGCAGCGACACCATCGTGCCGACGGTGAAGGTGGCAAGGATGATTACGAGGATCCACATGGCATGTTCTCCTGTCCTCAGGGCTGAAGTGTGGTTCTGCCTGTAGATCAGAGGAAAGCCCAGAATGTTCATCTTCGAACAGCAGCATGAGTTTCGGCCAACTTTGAACAGGGTAGCTTCAGCTCATGACCAGCGCATGGATCAGCGCGTCATGCCTTTCCACCGAAAACACCAAGAACTAGCAGCTATTTTTCCATTCCGTAGTTGACCGCAGGCCTCTTTCCCCAGTATTCTCGCCTCCCCGAGCCCAGAGCATCGGCGGGCCGTCCGTCTCAGCAGCCAACGAGGTTGTCGATGAGCGCGAGGCCGTCTTGTCGAACCACCCCTGCTCTTTTCCCAGCCTGTGCCGCTTTCCTTGAACCTTCTGCCGCCTCCCCGCGACCCACTCAGCAGAATGATGTGGCAAGATTCCATCGTCGAGGAACAGTCATGATCGTCATCGTCGCCGTCGCGATGGTGTTGGGTGTGGGGGGCATGCCTCTGGACGCCAGGGCGGCCACGATAGAAGATTCCCACGGCGCCAATGTTCAACAGCGCGCAGCAGCACCATCGAGACAAGAGACCTCCTTACCGCATGCGCCGACTGACCCCGCGGTGACACCAGCGAATGCGGCGGGGAAGGACTGCGATGGGCAACCTCCATCGGCCGGCTCCATCACGGCCAGGCTCAGGCGCTTGGTTGATACGTCGGCCAACGTCCGTGGCGTGCAGTGTCCGATCCCGCCGATTCCAAACTCGTCACCCATACAGGAGCCGCATCCATGAGCGGTTTCAGATCTAGTTTCAGGTCTCGGGTTTCGGGTTGCAAGTCTCAGGTTTCGGGATTTGGGTTTCGAGTTGCGGGGATCGCAATGGCCTTGACGCTGCTCGGCCCCTTCGTGACTTGGGCAGAGCCGGTGGCGATCGACCCAAGGCTCACGCCGGAACTTGAACGGGCGATCGAGCAGTACATCCGCACACACCCTGAAGTCATCGAGCAATCTCTGCAGGCGCTGGAGACCAAGCGGGAAGCGGAGGAACGGGCGCGCCAAAAGATCGCCATCGGCCATCGCCAGAAGGATCTCCTGCATGATCCAAGTTCCCCTGTCAGCGGAAATCTTGACGGCGAAATCACCGTCGTCGAGTTCTTCGACTATCGGTGCGGATTCTGTAAACGGGCCGGCGGCGCGGTCACTGAATTACAGAAAGAAGACCCGCGCGTGCGCGTCGTCTATAAGGATTTCCCGATTCTTGGCGAGCCGTCAGAGGTTGCCGCAAAAGCGGCCTTATCCGCGCACATGCAAGGCAAACATCAAGCATTTCATGAGGCAGTCCTCGCCAGCAAGCACGAGATCACGAAGGAGGAATTGCTGCGTCTTGCCGGCGAAGTCGGTCTTGACGCGACACGGCTCGAAGCCGACATGGCCAATCCTGAATGGCAGACCGTCATCGACCGTAATCGTGCCTTGGCCAAAGACCTCGGCATCACCGGCACGCCCGGTTTCATTGTCGGCACGGAGCTGGTGCCCGGCGCGCTGGACTTAAAGGGATTGAAAGACTTGATCGCGCGGGCGGGAGAGAAGAAATGAGATTGCAGCGCTATTCAATGATGAGAAAGGCGCCTTCCGGGTCCGTGGCGAACTGGGTGAGGGAATGTCGACGATCCCGCAGCAACCGTTCGATATCGGACGTCGAGCAGTTGCCGCAACGAATCCAGACGACTTTAGGGGGATGCCCGAACAGGAAACTGCGTTGATGGAAATCGGCATCCTTTGTGACAATGGCAAACCCCTGTTGCGCGGCATATTGCCACACAGCTTCGTCAGAAGCCTCTTTCAAGCCGATGTCGCGAACGTGCATGGAGTTGGGATACTCCTGTCGCAACATCGTAACGAGTCGATGGGAGAGGTTCTGGTCGAGCAGCACTTTCACTGCGACGGGAGGGAGACGAGTTTGCGTTCTCGGTCAGCGGCGAACTCGAGGCAGGCTCGAATATCCTCACGAGTGAGATCGGGAAAATCTTGGAGGATGGCCTGCTCCGTCATGCCGGAGGCGAGATATTCCAGCACGTCATACACGGTAATGCGGAGCCCGCGGATACAGGGCTTCCCGCCACGCTTGGCTGGATCGATCGTGATGCGGTCTTGGTAGGCCATGGAAGGGAGCCTAGCCCATGCAAGATGAAAGATCAAGCGAACGGCATTGTAAAAGTGAGTCACTTGAGAGAGTCATTTGCAATCTGGATAGAAGCTGTGCACGCCGGGGTTCATCGTCGGGACGGAACTCGTGCCGGGGGCGCTCGATGTGAAGGGCTTGAAGGACCTGATTGCGCGGGCGGGAAATGGGAAGTGAGTGGCTTGTCGCTAGCCCGCATTATTCACGAGGGGTCGTGACGAAACCGCTGAGACGCCAGGCGAGACGGGCACGCACAGCCGTGAGGAAGGGAGGCATACTTGAAACAGTATGTCGACCGACCGAGCGGCGAGCCTGCCCGCTTGGCTGCAGGAAACCGGCCGCCAAGCTTGTCGCAGCGGCGTATCGGCGGTTGCAGTGGAAGCCTTCGTGACTAATGCGGGCTAAGAGGAGGACACCATGCGATCGATCACTATGTTCGCAGCAACAGTTTTGCTGACCGGCAGTCTGGTAGGCGTGGCGGGGACGCCCCTGGCGTTGGCGGATGAGTCGCCCGTCTCGAGCACCCCATCCACCGGCACTGGGGGCGAGGCCGGCACGGCGACCACTGTCCAAGAGCCAACTCCGGCGACAACGGAGCCGGAAGGGTCCGGTCCTCCATCGGAGGCCGGCGAGGTGCAGGAACGCGGTGTCTTTGGAAATGCGCTGGAGCCCAAGATCTTCATGAATCCACAGGCCACAACACCGGTGCCGGCCACGAAAATTCCTCTTCCCGGAATTACCGCACCAAAGCCCGGTACGGTCCTGCCGCCAGATCGGTATCAAGCCCCGACGCCCAATCTCACGCTCATTGCGAACGGGCTACGATTGAATCACAAAAGTCTGACGACCTTAGTCACACTCCCGCCAAACCTACCCGTCAGCAAGCCGGTAGAGATCGGGATCATTTACAGTTCCCCGGCAGGCATTGGGCAGGCCAAACAATCGTACGCGGGCGGCACCGGAAACCAGTTTCTCTACCATGACAGGGAAGGGGACGGCAAACCTCGTGCGATGGAAATCGCCATTACCCTCACGGAGCCGAGCGCCGGCGAGGTTGGGATCTATCGCATGAAATGGCAGGCCAATCTCGATCCACTGTATGACGTGGCTATGGGCCGTTTCGAGTTCACGCTACTCAATTTTTGCGACAGCGCGGGTCAGACCGAGGTCCGCTTCCTATGGTCGCTGCCTGATTCTCGATCTATCTCCCAGAAGAGCTGGTCCACAGCCATTGTCCCGGACACCACACACATTCCAGAATTTCGCTGGGTGGGACTGGAAATAGGATGGTCACAGCCGTTGCACGAAGAGGTATTCAGATTTGTTGACGATGATCCTGGGTGGGTAGACGTGTTGACCTCTCTAGAAGAAACCGTGTTCGGTTTTGGTCAGCGCCTCTCTCCCGCTGATCTCCTGAATACCCCGACCGGAGCCCGGTGGGTAACAGGAGTCATAAAGGCAGAAAATGACTCCTGCAAGGCGAAGTTCAAGTATTGGCGAGCGAAGAATTTGCTCCGATACCCCACCCTCCAGCCGCATTAGCGAGAAGGAGCGCATCGCCTTCTGTGCCTTGAGGCATGCACCTCGTCTTGGAGATTGCGCGGCGGTTTTGAACCGGAAGGTTGGGCGACCGAGCCCGGATGGGGGGTAACGGTCCGTCATCTATGTGGTCTGGGCCTTGTGTCGGCTGTTGCCAGCGGTCCTATTGATGGGAGGCTCTGATGCGAACGATGGCTCTGTGGTTGGGCGCCGTGCTGATGGCGTGCGGATTGGGAAGTGCTTCGGTCAGCAATGAAGGGCTGGCAAACGAACGAACTCCGGCGAGCAATGCCGCGGAGGCGGGCGAGAGTGCGGCAGGCAGGGATCCGGCTCTGCCGTCAGAGGCCGGCCGGATGCAGGAGCGAACGGTGTGGTTGACGCAGCCGGTGCACTTCACTGGCGCGCAGGGGCAGGATGTGGTCGTCGGACCAGGCAGCTATCAGGTGGGAGCCGAGAGCACAAACCGTATCAGCCTCGTACCAACCGAGGATGGCGAGTCGGTGGTGATCGATGCGGCTAATTTGACGCACCAGCAGACGATCGAGAGTCCTGTTCCCGTCATCGTCCCCGATCCGGAGCAGCCGGATGTACTGCATCTGGCACTCCTCTTCCCGGCCGGAACTGGGTTGAACGCGATCGGAACCTATAGCGGAGTGAAGCCGCGTGCGGTGGCGAAGACCGCGATCGTCGTGCAGGCTATGCAGCTCGCGCCCACGCGGACCATGCAAATAGCGGCTACGGTGGCAGCCCCAACCGTGGTGATCTATGAAAATCCTAACTTTGGAGGTCGTAGTCAAACACTCGGTGTTGGTGGATATGTATTCGCTGAACTCAATGACCTTGCTTCCTCCATACGAGTACCAGCGGGTCTGGTCGCTGTCCTCTACGAACACGTCGATGCCGGTGGCGGCTACGGTCTGTCAGTAGACTTGCTGGAAGACCGCCCCGACCTCTCGCAGGTGAATTTTAACAATAAGCTCTCGTATATCTGTGTGTTCAGCAGTCCTGATCCTCAGGGGTTTATCTGGGCGCGAGGGAGTGTGCAAAATGGCCAATTTGTAGCCGGTCATTGGGAACGTCAACGAGCAAGCGGAACACCTGTCAATACCGTTGCTGTGGTCGCTCCGCTGTTAGCGCCCCATCCTGCGAACGCGCCACCGGCCTCCTGTGGCGGAGGGGTCATCGTGCGGGATCACCGAGGCCAGCCACTACCCCCCAACGATGTTGCGAACGACTCCGATGGTGATGGGCTCGGGGATCAGCTTGAGGCAGCTCTCGGAACCTGCGCATCGAGGACGAGTTCGGTCGCCGGGGTCAACTGTAATGGAATCGCCGATCCACGAGACACCGACGGCGACGGGCTGCAAGACGGCTGGGAGGTGCTGGGAAAGCGGACGACCAACAGTCAGAACCAGCCCGTGTTTCTGGACTTGCCGAAGTGGGGCGCAGACCCTCGCCACAAGGATGTGTTCATAGAAGTGGATTTCCGCCGTCTCGACCTCGCCGAGAACCAGCAGGGGGTGGCGAGTCGGATGACCCCGGCGGCGGCCCGCCAGATGGCAGCCGTCTATGCAGATGCCGCGACCACCGACCCCACGCTGCGCGCGGCACACGCCGCGAGCATCGCCAATCCTGACGGCCTACCCGGTATCCGTCTCCATCTCGACACGGGGGTACCACCGGAGCGACCCGAGGACGCCACCATCTACGGCGATTGGGGCGGCTACAACCCGGTGGACGCGTTACCAACCGGTCCGCAGCGGCCGGAACAGGTCTGGCAGACACAAATGGATCGCTCGCGACATGGTGTGTTCCACTACGTCATGGGCTATACCACCGGAGGCGGGGCCTGTGGCAAAGGGATCGCCTGCGGATTCAACATGACATCTGTTGCCAACGCGTCGCACGAATTCGGTCATACCTTGGGTCTCGATCACAACGGCCCCTACAGCGTTGAAAATGAGCCAAATTGCAAGCCTCACTACATGAGTCTCATGAGCTATTCCTATATGGGACTCATGCAGTTTTCCGATGGGCGGCATAAGTCCATGCAGCTCAATAACCATTCCCTGTTGGAGACCAATGCCATCAGCGCCTCCGACCAGCCTCTCCTGAATGCGCTCGCAAGCACCTTCCGGTACAAAGTGGACCCGCTGACAGGGCACGTCGATTGGAACCGAGACGGCGTGTTTTCTCCGGCGAACGTTCGGGTGCGCGCATACGCCAATTTCAATCCAGCCGGCCAATGTGAGTTTACCCGGCAGGGCGAGCAGGATTCCGGTATCCAGAGCCTGCACAGCCCCGCCGTCGTGCATTACAAAAATCAGATCTGGATGTTTGCCGTCGATCTGAACGGACGTCTCGCATACAGCTATACGTCGGCCTGGAACTGCTCGCCGAACGTCGACAATTGCCCCGTGCCAAAATTTGTGCAGCCGGGGATCCGCGATATCGGACCGATCTCCGCGATCGACGCAAAGACGTTCACGGTCAACGGCGTCGAGATGATCATCATCGTCGGCATTCGCCCCGACGGGACGATGTTTTATACATGGGTCACCGTCAGCAGCACCGGATTGAATGTCTGGGATTCAGTCATCACGATCGACGGGTCGTCGCCGGCCGCCGGCGAGCCGTCCCTGGCAAATCCGCGAAGCAAGACGAGCCTCTCCTTGGCGTATAAAGGGACCGACAATGTGGTTCGGACCCGGAGGTTCACGGGGAATAGCTGGTCACCCGAACAAATTGTGACGATCGGGGGTCAACCACTGGCGGTACATCCGAATACTTCACCAGCGCTGGCATTTGTCTACCTCCCTCTCGGCGTGGTAGCCGGACAGGAGCACCTCGTCGGGGCATTCACTGATCCACAAGGCTATATCCAGCTCTATACTCCTCAATTGCCCGGCCCTCGATGGGGGCGACTCCCCATTCCCTACGACCCGATGCATTCGCCTGTGGGCCGGCCGGTCATGACCTGGACGCCGGGCCCAGCGGACGGAGGCGTCATGACCACGTCGGGAGCAACGGCTGCGGGGTCGACCTTCTCTCGGGGGTTGTCGCCGGCCACCGAGTCGGCCTCCTCGCTTGCCCAGGCACAGGAGGACAATGCCAAGCCGCTAGCTGAGGAGGACCGGCCTCTCACCTCACTGAGCGAGCAGGGTCAAGAGCCCCAGGAAGAGACGCCCGCTGGGGAGATTCAGGAACGTGCGGTTCGGCGCAAGCTTCCCCTGGATGTGACCGGGCTGCCTTCCTTGGAAATGGCGCCCACGTCCGGAGCGGTCCTTGCTACGGGACGCTTTTACATACTGTTCCTTGAGTATCAACCGCCTCCTCCGGGCTATCCAGCAACCAACGCGATTCGGATGGCCATGTCGTATGCGGGCTCTGACGGGAAGTTGCGAATCGGTCTGAATTCCTATTTCGACAATGTGTGGGCCTACGCCTACGGCCTGTCGCTGGTGACGCCGAGCGAGGCCGCTCTTCGCGCCGCCGTGACCTACTCCATTCACAAGCCTTGGGCTGAGAACCATGTTTTCTTTCGCCCGCATGCTGATGGCATGACTGACCTGACGTACAACGACTACGATGATTGGAAAACGCTGGGATGGGGCAGTTGCGCCACGTTGGCCCCAACCCAGACGGGCACGCGCGTGAACTGTGCGCCCGCATGGTAGTCCATGATCGCAACCCAGAGGGAGCGTCGGTTCCGAGAGATGGCTTTGCAAGGAACGAGAACCGATTGCATGAATCGAAGCGGTGAATCCACGTTCACGGATGTTTTTGCGTTTCGCGGCTGGATTCTTCAGAGGATGGGAAGGAGAACATCATGCGATCGATCACTATCTGCATAATAACACTCGCGCTCTTGACCGCCGGTCTTGTGAGCGTGCCGCTCGTTCCACGATTGCTGGCGGATGAGCCACCGACCCAAAGTCCCTCCGCCACCGGCACCGGAAATGTGGCCGGCACAGCGCCGGGCGCGCAAGGGCCAGTATCGCCCGGTGTGGCGCCCACGACCGAAGAGTCCGCTCCGTCGGCGGAGGCCGGCGACATTCAGGAACGGGGACTACTACCATCGAAGCTGTCGCCAGGAGCAGTACAGGGAGGCACCCTCAGGCCTCTCCCGCGCTACTCTGCTCCAACGCCCAGCCTCAATTTCGTCGCCAACGCGATTCAACTATCCTTCCCTGCGACCAACACGGTCGACCTCCGGGTGCCCGCAAATCCGGCCATCACAGTTCCGGTCGAAGTCAGCGTCGCGTACAGCACCTCTGGACGGCGTCTTACCGAGACCTACAAGCCCACGACCGGCATTCAACTTCGCTACGCGGATGACTTGAGAGACGGACTCTCCAGATTGATGCGTCTCGATATCGCTCTTCGGGAACTGATTCCGAACGGGCAATCCTTCACGTTCAGCACTCAGTTCACCATGACACCCCTGTTCAATGTCACCATCACACCCCTCAAATTCTTCTTGTATGCCGACTGCGATGCGGTGGGAAAAAGTGACATCTATTTGAGGTGGACCTCACCGGACGATAAGGGTCACAAGTTAAAGTTCAAGCTC belongs to Nitrospira sp. and includes:
- a CDS encoding DsbA family protein, giving the protein MALTLLGPFVTWAEPVAIDPRLTPELERAIEQYIRTHPEVIEQSLQALETKREAEERARQKIAIGHRQKDLLHDPSSPVSGNLDGEITVVEFFDYRCGFCKRAGGAVTELQKEDPRVRVVYKDFPILGEPSEVAAKAALSAHMQGKHQAFHEAVLASKHEITKEELLRLAGEVGLDATRLEADMANPEWQTVIDRNRALAKDLGITGTPGFIVGTELVPGALDLKGLKDLIARAGEKK
- a CDS encoding DUF5615 family PIN-like protein, whose translation is MLLDQNLSHRLVTMLRQEYPNSMHVRDIGLKEASDEAVWQYAAQQGFAIVTKDADFHQRSFLFGHPPKVVWIRCGNCSTSDIERLLRDRRHSLTQFATDPEGAFLIIE
- a CDS encoding DUF433 domain-containing protein, giving the protein MAYQDRITIDPAKRGGKPCIRGLRITVYDVLEYLASGMTEQAILQDFPDLTREDIRACLEFAADRERKLVSLPSQ